In one Diprion similis isolate iyDipSimi1 chromosome 6, iyDipSimi1.1, whole genome shotgun sequence genomic region, the following are encoded:
- the LOC124406994 gene encoding zinc finger protein 595-like isoform X3 produces the protein MICHPCKYQLEKSYQFKKKCEAADFKLRKHIKLIQHLTGQEENSSQEGDHEHPSGSGKSKQVKQLLADLVSTKGNSSHTEGDPIEVTEEELVGGYILGMHAENPEMEDPLFDDPENITLIPAEERAAKARCTIRTTRIKQEQDSDEEADEVQRAIANVDHKNVYLMELTGNSGVKGESLKLQPMDESEELKVFQCDKCPKAFTRRIMLKRHESVHVQQRGFTCQACEKWFPTRSALVRHERTHTGEKPFGCNICHRAFAQKEILLRHLMTHSGQKPFQCQDCEKSFTQREALKVHMRRHQKLNPNDIQLHHCQLCPKAFCHASGLSRHLVTHTGKTYKCIECQKSFTDKSSLLRHSRIHSPKKIMN, from the exons ATGATTTGTCATCCTTGCAAATATCAACTGGAGAAGTCGTACCAGTTCAAGAAGAAATGTGAAGCAGCAGACTTCAAGCTGAGGAAACACATAAAGCTAATTCAACATCTGACTGGTCAAGAGGAGAACAGCTCACAGGAAGGTGATCACGAACATCCGTCAGGTAGCGGAAAGTCAAAACAGGTCAAGCAATTACTTGCTGATTTGGTATCAACAAAAGGAAACAGCAGTCACACCGAAGGCGATCCAATAGAAGTCACCGAGGAAGAACTGGTTGGCGGATATATATTGG GCATGCATGCAGAGAACCCAGAGATGGAGGATCCGCTGTTCGATGATCCTGAAAATATAACGTTAATTCCTGCAGAAGAACGTGCTGCTAAAGCTAGATGTACGATACGCACCACACGCATCAAACAAGAGCAAGATTCAGATGAAGAAGCGGATGAGGTACAGCGAGCAATTGCCAATGTTGACCATAAGAATGTGTATTTGATGGAATTGACTGGTAACAGTGGAGTTAAAGGAGAATCTCTGAAGCTGCAACCCATGG ATGAATCTGAAGAGCTAAAGGTCTTTCAGTGTGACAAATGTCCAAAAGCATTTACTCGTAGAATCATGCTGAAGAGACATGAATCTGTGCATGTTCAACAGAGAGGTTTCACTTGCCAGGCTTGTGAGAAATGGTTTCCAACAAGATCTGCATTGGTCAGACACGAACGTACTCATACTG GTGAGAAACCGTTTGGATGCAACATATGTCACCGTGCTTTTGCtcaaaaagaaattctactaCGTCATTTGATGACTCACTCTGGTCAGAAACCATTCCAATGCCAAgactgtgaaaaaagtttcacgcAACGTGAAGCTCTGAAAGTTCACATGCGTCGGCATCAGAAATTAAATCCCAATGACATTCAGCTGCATCACTGTCAGCTGTGTCCGAAAGCTTTTTGCCATGCGTCGGGACTTAGCAGACATTTGGTTACACATACTGGTAAAACATACAAGTGCATTGAATGTCAAAAGTCGTTTACTGACAAGAGCTCGTTGCTTAGGCACAGTCGCATTCATTCGcccaaaaaaattatgaattga